The genomic segment GCAACCTGTTCAAGAACCGCGCCCGCACTGCCAACAAGCAGGAAATGCTGGTGTTCATCACCCCGAAGATGATCGCCGACCGCAGCGCTGCGCGCTGATCGGGACGGCCACGCGGACGTGCGCAGCCTCGTCCTCGTGGGCCTGCCCGGGTCCGGCAAATCGACCGTCGGCCGCAGCCTCGCGCGGCGGCTGAACCTTCCCTTCAGCGACTCGGACCACGCGATCGAACAGCGCCTCGGCTGTTCGATCCGCGAGTTCTTCGAGCGCGAGGGCGAGGCCCGCTTCCGCGACATCGAGCAGCAGGTCCTGGCGGATCTGGTCTCGGGAGATCGCCGCGTGCTGGCCACCGGAGGCGGCGCGGTGCTGCGGGAAGCCAACCGCACCCTGTTGCGCGGCGCGGGTCACGTGCTCTACCTGCGCTCCACGCCCGAGGAACTGTGGAGGCGCCTGCGCCACGACACGCAGCGCCCCTTGCTGCAGGTGATCGACCCGCAAGCCAGGCTGCGTGAGCTGTACGAGCAGCGCGATCCGCTGTACCGCGAGACGGCGCACTTCGTCGTCGAGACCGGGCGGCCCTCGGTGCCGACGCTGGTCAACATGGTGCTGATGCAGCTGGAGCTCGCGGGCATCCTGCCAACCTCCTGAGCCGGCCACGGCCCTTAAACTGCGGCCATGTCCGCCGCCGCATCCCAGCCTGACCTGCTGCACGAGGTCGCCATCGAACTGGGCGACCGCAGCTACCCGATCGTGATCGGCACCGGCCTCCTGGGCGACGCGTCTGCGTGGGCCCAGGTGCCTCGCGCCGCTGCGGCCATGGTGGTGACCAACGACAAAGTCGCGCCGCTCTACCTGGAGCGGCTCGTGGCAGCACTCCAGGGACGCTTCCCACAGATCCACCACGTGGTCCTGCCCGACGGCGAGGAGCACAAGGACTGGCAGACGCTGAACCGCATCTTCGACGCGCTGCTCTCGCAGGGATGCGACCGCAAGACCGTGCTCTTCGCGCTCGGAGGCGGCGTCGTCGGTGACATGACCGGGTTCGCGGCGGCCTGCTACATGCGCGGCGTGCCGTTCGTGCAGGTGCCGACGACGCTGCTGGCGCAGGTCGATTCTTCGGTCGGCGGGAAGACGGCGATCAACCATCCGCTCGGCAAGAACATGATCGGCGCCTTCCACCAGCCGGTGCGCGTGGTGTGCGACCTGGACACACTGGCCACGCTGCCGCCGCGCGAGTTCAGCGCGGGGCTGGCCGAGGTGATCAAGTACGGCCCGATCGCCGACATGGCGTTCCTGGACTGGATCGAGGCCAACCTCGCCGCATTGCTGCGGCGCGAACCGGAGGCGGTCGCCTACGCGGTGCGCCGCAGCTGCGAGATCAAGGGCTGGGTCGTGGGGCAGGACGAACGCGAAGGCGGGCTGCGAGCCATCCTCAACTTCGGCCACACCTTCGGGCATGCGATCGAGGCGGGCCTCGGCTACGGCGAATGGCTGCATGGCGAAGCGGTGGGATGCGGCATGGTGATGGCCGCGGATCTCTCGCGCCGGCTGGGCCTGGTCGATGAAGCGTTCACCCATCGCCTGACCGAGCTGGTGCGTGAGGCCGGCTTGCCGGTGCGCGGTCCTCGGCTCGGCGTAGACCGCTATTTCGAACTGATGCGCCTGGACAAGAAAGCCGAGGCCGGCGACATCCGCTTCGTGGTCATCGAATCGCCCGGGCATGCAGGCGTGCGGCCGGCGCCCGAAGCCGTGGTGCGCGAGGTGCTGCAGCACTGCACCGCGTAGCTTCCGCCTTTCGCGCCTTCCGCCATGGCCCTGGCTCCCTACGCTTCCGACCCGAACCGCTCGCGCGGCCGCCGCCATCCCGAGCCGGCCGCGCCGACGCGCACCGGGTTCCAGCGCGATCGCGATCGCATCGTGCACTCCACCGCGTTCCGCCGGCTGGTCTACAAGACCCAGGTGTTCCTCAACCACGAAGGCGACCTGTTCCGCACGCGCATGACGCACTCGCTCGAAGTCGCGCAACTCGGGCGCTCCATCGCGCGGCCCCTGGGCCTGAATGAGGACCTCGTCGAAGCCGTCGCGCTCGCGCACGACCTGGGCCACACGCCGTTCGGCCACGCCGGCCAGGACGCGCTCAACGACTGCATGCAGGCGCACGGTGGTTTCGAGCACAACCTGCAGAGCCTGCGCGTGGTCGACCAGCTCGAGGAGCGCTATCCCTCGTTCGACGGCCTGAATCTTTGCTTCGAGACGCGCGAAGGCATCCTCAAGCACTGCTCGCGCGCCAATGCGCAGCGGCTCGAGCAGCGCGAGCCCGGCGGCGTCGGCCGCCGCTTCCTGGACCGGACGCAGCCCAGCCTGGAAGCGCAGCTGTGCAACCTGGCCGACGAGATCGCCTACAACGCGCACGACATCGACGACGGCGTGCGATCGGGCCTGATCACGCTGGAGCAGCTCGAGGAGGTGCCGTTGTTCGAGCGCTTCCGCCAACAGACGCAACGCGAGCACCCGCAGCTGCAGGGCCGCCGCCTCCTGTACGAATCCATTCGGCGCATGCTCAGCGCGCAGGTCTACGACGTGATCGACGCCACGCAGGAGGCGCTGCGCGCCAGCGGCGTCGACAGCGCGGACGCCGCGCGCGTGGCGAATCCCCTGGTCTGTTTCAGCCCCGGCATGCGCAACCAGTCGTCCCAGCTCAAGCAGTTCCTGCTGCGCAATCTGTACCGGCACCCGCAGGTGGTCGAGACCACCGGCCGCGCCAAGCAGGTGGTGCGCGACCTGTTCGAAGCCTACGTCGCCGATCCGGCGCAGATGGGTGGCGGCTTCGACGCGCGCGGTGATCGCGAGCGGGCCGTCGCCGACTACATCGCCGGCATGACCGACCGCTTCGCCGCGCGCGAACACGAGCGGCTCACCGGCAGGCCCTTGCTGCCGTGACGCCGGCGAGCAGCGGGCGCGCCTGGCTGGTGGTGGGCGGCGGCGCAGCGGCCGCGGCCCACATCGGCAAGCTGCCCCCCGCACTGCCGGTGCTGCGCGAGGCGCTCGGCCTCACGCTCGTGGAAGCCGGCTTCCTGCTCTCGCTGGTGCAGTTGGCCGGCATGACGCTCGGCCTGCTCGTCGGACTCACGGCCGACCGGCTGGGGCTGAAGAGGACGATGGTCGCCGGCCTCGCCATCGCGGGTGCCGCCAGCGTCGCGGGCGGCTTCGTCCAGACTCCGGCGGCCTTGCTCGCACTGCGCGCGGCGGAAGGCCTGGGCTTCTTGCTTGCCTTCATGCCCGGGCCGGGCTTGATCCGCCGGCTCGTGCCGCGCGAGCGCATGAGCGGGATGCTCGGCGTCTGGGGCGCCAACATGGCGTTCGCCACCGCCCTCACGCTCCTTTGCGGGCCGGCCTGGATGGCCTGGGCGGGCTGGCCGGCCTGGTGGTGGCTCCTGGGCGGCATGTCGCTCGTCCTGGCGCTTTCACTGGTGCGACACCTGCCGCCCGATCCGCACCCGGTCACGACCGGCGCGGGCGCATGGTCGGCGCGAGTCCGCCAGACGCTCGCCGCACCGGGGCCCTGGCTCGTTGCGTTCGCGTTCGGTGTCTATTCCGGACAGTGGCTCGCCGTCATCGGCTTCCTGCCGTCGATCTATCAGGCGGCCGGCATCCACCCGTCGGTGGCCGCGGTGGCGACCGCCTTTGCCGCGGGGGTCAACATGACGGGCAGCCTGGTGTCGGGGCCGCTGCTGCAGCGTGGCGTGCCGGCCCCGAGGCTGCTCGCGTTCGGCTTCGCGACCATGGGCGTCTGCGGCGTCCTGGCGTTCGCCGATGCCCTGCCGGATTCCGGACCGGGCCCTGTGTTGCGCTATGTGGCGGTGCTGGCGTTCTCCGCGGTCGGCGGCGTGATCCCGGGCACGCTGTTCTCATTGGCCGTGCGGCTGGCCCCCGGCGAAGACACGGTCTCGACGACCGTCGGCTGGATGCAGCAGTGGTCCGCGTTCGGGCAGTTCCTCGGCCCGCCCGCCGTGGCCTGGGTCGCTGCGCGCGCGGGCGGCTGGGAGTGGAGCTGGATCGTGACCGGTGGTTGCGCCGCGTGCGGCCTCGTCCTGGCGGCCCTGGCGGCGCGGATGCCGCAGGCGCGCGCCCACTAGGGACAAGGCGCCGCTCTTAGAATCGCGCCCCCATGGCCGATGCCCCCTTTTCTTCCGCACAGGCGATCGCCGACACCCGCCGCTGGCTCGAGCGGGCGGTGATCGGCCTGAACCTGTGCCCCTTCGCGAAGGCGGTGCACGTCAGGGGACAGGTGCATTTCGCCGTCAGCGCGTCGGATGACGTGCCGGGCGTGATCGAGAGCCTCGATGCCGAGATCACCGACCTGCTGGCGCTCGAGCCCGCGGTGCGCGACACCACGCTGCTCGTCGTGCCGAACGGGTTCGATGAGTTCCTGCTGTTCCACGACCTGGTCCGGCAAGGCGAACGGCTGCTGGCGCGCCGCAAGCTCGCCGGCGTGCTGCAGCTCGCGAGCTTCCATCCCGCCTTCGTGTTCGCGGGCGCGAACGAAGACGACATGGCCAACTTCAGCAACCGCGCGCCGTGGCCCACGCTGCACCTGCTGCGCGAGGAGAGCATGGACCGGGCGGTCGCCGCCTTCCCGGACGCGGAGCTGATCTACGAGGCGAACATCCGCACGCTGG from the Ramlibacter henchirensis genome contains:
- a CDS encoding shikimate kinase, which produces MRSLVLVGLPGSGKSTVGRSLARRLNLPFSDSDHAIEQRLGCSIREFFEREGEARFRDIEQQVLADLVSGDRRVLATGGGAVLREANRTLLRGAGHVLYLRSTPEELWRRLRHDTQRPLLQVIDPQARLRELYEQRDPLYRETAHFVVETGRPSVPTLVNMVLMQLELAGILPTS
- the aroB gene encoding 3-dehydroquinate synthase, which gives rise to MSAAASQPDLLHEVAIELGDRSYPIVIGTGLLGDASAWAQVPRAAAAMVVTNDKVAPLYLERLVAALQGRFPQIHHVVLPDGEEHKDWQTLNRIFDALLSQGCDRKTVLFALGGGVVGDMTGFAAACYMRGVPFVQVPTTLLAQVDSSVGGKTAINHPLGKNMIGAFHQPVRVVCDLDTLATLPPREFSAGLAEVIKYGPIADMAFLDWIEANLAALLRREPEAVAYAVRRSCEIKGWVVGQDEREGGLRAILNFGHTFGHAIEAGLGYGEWLHGEAVGCGMVMAADLSRRLGLVDEAFTHRLTELVREAGLPVRGPRLGVDRYFELMRLDKKAEAGDIRFVVIESPGHAGVRPAPEAVVREVLQHCTA
- a CDS encoding deoxyguanosinetriphosphate triphosphohydrolase, translating into MALAPYASDPNRSRGRRHPEPAAPTRTGFQRDRDRIVHSTAFRRLVYKTQVFLNHEGDLFRTRMTHSLEVAQLGRSIARPLGLNEDLVEAVALAHDLGHTPFGHAGQDALNDCMQAHGGFEHNLQSLRVVDQLEERYPSFDGLNLCFETREGILKHCSRANAQRLEQREPGGVGRRFLDRTQPSLEAQLCNLADEIAYNAHDIDDGVRSGLITLEQLEEVPLFERFRQQTQREHPQLQGRRLLYESIRRMLSAQVYDVIDATQEALRASGVDSADAARVANPLVCFSPGMRNQSSQLKQFLLRNLYRHPQVVETTGRAKQVVRDLFEAYVADPAQMGGGFDARGDRERAVADYIAGMTDRFAAREHERLTGRPLLP
- a CDS encoding CynX/NimT family MFS transporter, with translation MTPASSGRAWLVVGGGAAAAAHIGKLPPALPVLREALGLTLVEAGFLLSLVQLAGMTLGLLVGLTADRLGLKRTMVAGLAIAGAASVAGGFVQTPAALLALRAAEGLGFLLAFMPGPGLIRRLVPRERMSGMLGVWGANMAFATALTLLCGPAWMAWAGWPAWWWLLGGMSLVLALSLVRHLPPDPHPVTTGAGAWSARVRQTLAAPGPWLVAFAFGVYSGQWLAVIGFLPSIYQAAGIHPSVAAVATAFAAGVNMTGSLVSGPLLQRGVPAPRLLAFGFATMGVCGVLAFADALPDSGPGPVLRYVAVLAFSAVGGVIPGTLFSLAVRLAPGEDTVSTTVGWMQQWSAFGQFLGPPAVAWVAARAGGWEWSWIVTGGCAACGLVLAALAARMPQARAH
- a CDS encoding DUF1415 domain-containing protein, which codes for MADAPFSSAQAIADTRRWLERAVIGLNLCPFAKAVHVRGQVHFAVSASDDVPGVIESLDAEITDLLALEPAVRDTTLLVVPNGFDEFLLFHDLVRQGERLLARRKLAGVLQLASFHPAFVFAGANEDDMANFSNRAPWPTLHLLREESMDRAVAAFPDAELIYEANIRTLERLGREGWLALGARRS